tcttttattttctcctcCTCGCTCCCCCGGCCCATCCCCCGCGCGCTCCCCCCCGCGGCCCCCCACGGCTGCCCGTCCCACCCCTCCCTCCCGCTCCCCCCTCCCTCGCCCCGGCCCCGCCGTCCCACCTTATATAcacttctccccccccccccccccccccctcatctcccccaccccccagcccctcacctctctgtctctagcagactccagactgaagagtgaTCTGACCATCGTTTTGAACGCTCTTGGCAGCAACTCCTCTCTAACCAGGTTAGACATCAGCGGACGCCATGGGAGACATGGAGCCAAGATGTTGGCCAAGGCGCTACAGATCAACTCCAAACTCAGGTGAGCACTTGTTCAGGGTCAGAGGCACTGTCACATGATTGTCAATtataattaacaataatttacaTACTTTTACACCTTACATAATAAAAGCTGCCTTATAGTTGACCCTTTTAAGCACTGAAACCCATGCAAATGTCTTTTCTTATGGAATTGGATTTAAAAACTCACCTCAAAGGGGAACATTGGATAAAATGAAATACGACTGCACCTTGTTGTAAGAAATATTTGACACAACACAGTTTCATAGTGCCTCGTGACTGTCAGTAGATCATCTCTCTGGATTCATTAGTTCCAGATTTGGGTGTTTGTCTGTGCAGGACTGTGTTTTGGGATAAAAACAACACCGGCCCTCAGGGTCTTCAGGATGTAGCAGCCGCTTTGGAAAGTAAGTAGCTCTGTCTGATCTGTGTATactgagactgtgtgtgtgtgtgtgtgtgtgtgtgtgtgtgtgtgtgtgtgtgtgtgtgtgtgtgtgggtgtgtgtgtatttgaatacgtttatatatatatatatgtgtgtgtatgtatgtatatatatatatatacgtgtaattgtgtgtgtgtatatatatgttaatgtatgtataataatatgtgtgatgcatatatatatgtgtataatatatatatgtgtatatggtttgtgtgtgtatatattatatatatatatatatatatgtgtgtgtgtgtgtgtatatatatatatatatatatatgtgtggtgtgtggtatatatatatatatatatattatatataatatatatatatatatgtgtgtgtgtctttatatatttgtgtgttttgtagtatgtgtgtgtgtgtatatgtatgtatgtatgtgggcTGATGACCTTCTGCAAGTGTACTACAGTTTGAAATTAAATGTTGACAATCTGTGAATGCTACTATGCACTTTTATACCTTTATTCTAACATCTAACGTTATATACACTGGTGTGCTACATGAAAGCTGCTGAAgagatgcatgcatgtgtggttAGCTGTTGCAGCCCATGTCATTTGGCATGCTGAGCATGAAGAAACCTTGAGGTGTGTTTAGacaggaagagaaggagagaggatgaGATGAAGGAAATCAGAGtgtgacaaacacagggaatacaacaacaaagaaGCAATgacgggggaaaaaaaggtcCTGAGGAATGGAAAGGAAGAGAGATTGAAAGTACAAGTCGAGACTGattaaatgacatttttgtctACTCTCTGAATGTTCAATATTCTCTCTGAGTGGGAAATGACATGTGCATCTCACAACATTTTCTTCTGGGACACATCTGTACATCCACCtctctcatcttctctctctgtttatctTATTCTTCCAGCAGCACATCTACCCATTTCCCATCTgagtttctgtattgcattatTGAAACAACAGTTTTCTGTGTGCGTGCTCCCTTCACTCAATTTTCTCAAGTCTCTTGTGCTATTTTTTGTCAGATTTGTTTTCATAATGCTTGACGTTATATTCTTCAGAGGTTTTCCTAGACTTTCAATACTGCAAAATATTAAGTGTAAGTCGGCATTTTCAAGTGAACAGAGAAAGTATACAAagtctcctgtttttttcagCATCAAAAGATACAGTATAAATGCTTTTTGATCATCATACACATATAGGACTGTACATTTCATGGGCATTAAGGACCTAATTTAAAGCATAATCAGATAAATAAGATCAAAAATGATAAAGGTTGTGTAGAAATTAAGTGACAGCATCCCTCATGCATGCAATTGGATCAATAGGGAACAGACTTTATACAGTATCGGtcatttgattaattgtttatCATTGTTTTTGAGTAAGCATACCAGCTTTTCTCTTATTTAAGCTTTTGTGAGTAtgtgctgcttttctttatGTTATGTGATAGTAAACTTAATATTTTTGGGTTGTAGACTGTTACTTGGACAAATCCACGGATTTTGAAGACTTTATTTGGagattttaaattataaagCATACAATCAATATATTGAAAAGGAAATCAGCAGCTTTATTAGTAATGTATGTAATCGTTTACCATGCCAAGGCCATGTCCTTGCCTGTAAGTTTGAGAGGCGAGTTAAGAGAGCAGACGGGTTCACACAGAagtcaaatctttttattttgggacAATGTTGCCTGGCGTGGTGCTttgctgtgtgcatgtgtttattgTGAAGCCAGGCATATCTGAATAAATATGAATCATTTTGCCTTTAAggtttaaaacaaacatctgaCTCCCCCTCCTGCCTTTCCTTTGCTTCAAAACGCCCTCATTTTCATCTCTCTGTTCCTTCTGCTTTCCATTCTACTGTCTTCATTACTTCCTCCTGtcattccttcttcttctccatttTAATATGAATATTAATACTGTGTGGTGACCTATTTCAAGATCAGTAACCTCTGTAATGCTTCCAATTCATCCCTCTGTAATAGACCAATGTCACATGTAatgctgccacacacacacacacactcaatatgCTGATTGAACCATGGCATATAATTACTGTACATGTCATGTTTCAATACGCTTATGACAGCAAGTTAACCTTGTAAAAAATATGCAGATATTCTTAAATTATAAATGAATGTATCAAGAAATACCACAAGTGGATGCATttccatactgtatatatttactATTGTACTACAGCAAGTAAAATTGCAGACGCTGAACTGTGCATCAGATTGTATTATACTACATTATTGTCCTTCATGTTTATTGGAAGTCTGTATCTGTGCATCTCTTCACACATCTCTGCCTCGTTACCTTCCTTTGTAATGTGAACTAATTCTGTTTCCATCAGGAACTTCACCATTCGTTTCATGCCCATTCCCATCATCGATGCCTCCCAGGCTCTGAAGGCCAGCCCTGAGAAGACAGAGGACGCCTTGCTAAAGGTATGTTTAGTATTCTCATTGGTTCCTCCAGCTGCCCTCTAATAGGGTAGGTTTTTTATAGTGTAGAAAAACACCCTGTATGCAACAACTTAAGGGAAAATCAAATAGAATAGCCGGTTGTTTTATATCATCATGACAGTTGCTTTCTGTTTTCTCCCCAGATTGAGAATTATCTGTACAGAAACCATGAAACCAGAAAATACCTACAGGAACAAGCCTATCGGCTGCAGCAAGGCATCGTgaccacaaccacacaacagGTGTGTCAAGGAACTGATGTAAACACATGTACATGATTGCATTATTGAATTCATATACACTATATGTATAATCTATGTTTGTGATGTATAGATTCATTAAGCAGTATGCCTTGCCAATGTAGTTATTTCTGTTTAGGTAAATCAGCATCACACAAATCAAGGCGACCTCCaacaaaataattattatatatttatattgggTATTAAACTCATATAGCATTTAACCCAagagtgtttatctgtttatttatttaagtcaGAAAAACTAATACACTTATTAAGCATTTGACATTTCATGCCTTGTTTTTGTCTTCCAGATGATTGACAGGATTTGTGTGAAGGTGCAGGACCACCTGAACTCTCTGAGGAACTCAGAGACAGACGCCATCTTGGAGGACGTTAGGTCAGCAGAGAACCTGATCAAAGATGCCAGGAACTCAAAAACGGTGAGGAGAGACACATTACCCACGGGCCTCGCTGGTGCAcatgaatgaaaatgttttctgtcAAAGATAATTTGAAGATCAATTTCCTACATCCTTTCTTATGATTCCTATTCCCATCCGTTGTCCCTCTTTCTGTGTTTCCCCAGCTGCTCCCTAACCTCTACCACCTAGGATCAGCTGCCAGAGAGGAGGTGAACAGCTCGTCAGCCGGACCTATCCAGGAGAAACTGGAGTCTATGGCTGGGGAGGTGACTACTGTCATGGACCAACAACTACAGGTAGGGTCCTCTACTCTTGAGATGATAGAAAAATGGTAAGGTAAACTATAAATTGTAGCCACCAAAAAAGAATACTTTAATAAATCAAATCTAATACTTCCAAGCGGTCATATTTTTGATTTACAGGGTCTGTTTGTAATTTATAGACTGAAAACTAGAAATAGGCACCACCTACAGGCAGTGAACAGAAAGCACAGAATCTAAGGAAAGACTTCAACAcgctttatttgatttattataataaaaatctTTGTTTATAGATCAGATAAAAAACTTTGAAGTTATTTGCTGGGTTATCAAATCAATATCTATACTCTCTTTGTCAGCCAGGAGTTGCTTTAATAAAAGCCCTCATTATATACACATACTCGCtcatatccatccatctcttATCTTCCTTGCTTTCAGACCCTGTTGGAGTCGATGGTGGATGCAGCAGAGACTCTGTGTCCCCATGTGATGAAGAGGAGTAGTCTTCGTCCAGAGCTAATGAAGGCCAGTTCAGCTAAGATGGTTGTACCCAAAAGCTTTGTCACCAAAACCCTCCTGGAGCAGTCTGGGGTGGATATTATCAACAagatcaggtgtgtgtgtgtgtgtgtgtgtgtgtgtgtgggtgtgtgtgtgggtgtgggtgtgggtgggtgggtggttggGTTCTGTATGTGGTTTGActgggtgtgggtgtgcgtCATTCTGTAGTTAGTGTTTAAACTAAAAAGTGGTAGAACActtctatgtttgtctgttttagttgttgttgttgttattgttatcattattattatttgttgccTGTCGCGCCGGCTGAAATTCCCGTGAGCTGGGATGcgctagaaacatgaaacttgggggaataactggaaatggtgtACATGTGCTTgtatagaaatatgaacccaatcgTCCACATGTTGGCGCTGTACTTAAGGcttcaaaatacaaaatttgAAAGGCCACGCCCCTCACACCGTAAGGCCGATTGACTTGAAAATTCTCACACAAGTGCAGCctaatgtgctctacaaaaaagcATCAAGGATCATTAATTgcaaatcaaggtttgagcttgTATTTACAGCTTGCGGCtttattagcaattgtttttatgttggtcatctgcttttctcaaattgccatgagctggactgagctacacatcacactgaattgaaattaaatatatataaaaaaacaaaacagttataggtattttaaacaaagtgcactgtttgtccaattGTTACAAAGAttgcaggatatgttttataactATGTTGGAtcacatgtgtgaaattactttgaagtcgctattgagaaaaaaggtcTGAACCTGCAAATTGCCACTTGCGGCTATATTTATGCTTGTTTCTGTTGTCTTGCTTTGTTACCTGACCatcactctctttctccctctgtcagTGAGGTGAAGCTGAGTCTAGCGTCCTTTCTGTCCGATCGCAttgttgatgagattttggaggctCTTTCCACTTCGCAACACACTCTGGTAAGATTAAAGTCATAACTGGCTCACTGACACATATGTAAATCTCTCTAAAACCCCTTTTCATACTTTCTGTGTAAATTCCGCCTTTTCTCTCGGTTCCCCTTTTCTTTCCACTTGCCTGTCCACAtcttctcttctccctctttcttctcctccttgCACCTATATTTTCTTCTTACAACACCTCTGTTTCCACTCGTCTCGTCCTCCCAGGCAGACCATCTGGTGAGGCGAGGTCGCCCCTTGGTGCAGCAGGAGTCGGTGGATCTGGACGTCCCAGAAGAGAAGATTCCTAAACGGGCATCGACCGAGCTCCTGGAGGCTGAGAGGCTGGAGGATCTGGAGACATGCATGGTAGGTTTGGGTAGAAGTGTGGGTTTTAACTGTCCATGATTTTTCATGAATTATGATCTAGCCCTCTTGTGTTTTTCATGTGACTGGCTTTTCAGGAAAATTAAATCCTTAAATGCAACTTGTTACATTTAGGTGTTAGCACAAGTACAAGCAATTACATCAGACTTAATATTACCTTTCAATGGAAAGATTGACATTGGCATCTCTGCATTTACTTCAGAAAAATGAGAATTGATTTTGGTATTGATGTTCAGTAGAGTAACCtttttgcaacaacaaaaagtatgcTTACTACTTTTATAAATGACTGCTCTTGTTGGCTGATCTGTACCAGGGCAGATATGTGTGTGGAGACTTGCCTGAATCTAGCAAGACAAGAGTTTCAGGTTTCCAAAATATAATTGTCAGATTTAATTCTTTGATAGAAGGACAATAGGAAATCCTATGTCATACATGtttacatatgtatgtataagtgAAGTATACTCTCCAGCACTAAAAACATGTAAAGAGAGAAGGACACAGAGGGagagtgaaaataaatgaatgtttacttgaatgtttaACACGTTTCTGTGTAGATTTGTTGTAAAAACAATCGCTGTGACAATGTATAATAGTTGTGAAGCTGCATGTTCTTGTCCTGTCTGTTGTCCTGTCTGCATTTCTGGTGTCTTACCCTTCTTTTCATTGTATATCCCTCTCTATCCTAACCCTTTACCTCTACTTTCTCCTGTTTTACATGAAACCAGCTAtctctttcatttttgtcttCACTAGGctttactgtgtgttgtctttcttcctcttcaatctccttttcctctgttcttccttctcttttcttcaCCTTTGCTCCATGGAGATTTTGTGCTGCACCAGTGTAAGTATTTCTGGACTGTCCCTCTTTAATCTTCTTTCaatccacttttttttcatcttactgttctttctcttctctgactCTCATCACTATTCCTGCCTGCTACACAATCCTCTGTGCTGTAGCTTCAACTACTGCACACCAAGTCTCACCAAGTCACTACTCCTCTGCACTCAATGCACTGCCATCATCATAACctaaatgtaatataatatgcaACACATGTACTGTGTTTACTTTACACCAATGTATGAAGACATAAATATAAGTAATAAGTTGTATATTTTTCATAACCTCAACAGTTGACTTAACTCAATCACTTTACATTTTAGGATacataatagaaaaaaagatttaatcaCCAGTGTGCcttgtttaaacaaaagaaGGCCCTGTCTAAATGTCTAGGCCCTGTCTTGATCAAGATATTTGTCTTACTCTAGCTTACACTGTCATCATCGCACACTTTTTAAtccaaattaaaacacattacatgatgtaatgtgtgtgtgtgttataaccAATACAGAACCTCTACAGTTTGTTACTTATATTAAGACTGTTGTGGTTAAGTAGGATGGTGTTGGGTTTTAGTGCAAGCTGGCAGACTAGAGTAGTTGCAAATAAACTGTCAACAGATTCCCGAATAGGAAACCAAGGATCCAATAGCCTGAGTCAGCTCAACTGTATGATTTTTGACAATGTtgcttgttttaattgtttccCAGTATAAGAACATGGTTTATCTTTGTTACCAATTACCACAACCTCTGTCTGATTATGATCCTCTTTCAGGTGACTCCTAAATCCAAGAGGAAGAGCATCCACAGCAGAATGCTTCGGCCCGTGTCTCGTGCCTTTGGTAAGCAGTTAATTACCTAGTtttgtgtatattttatatGACATTGAGTTGTATTAGAATCAAATAGTACATTATCTTTCTGCTTCATACTGTAAAAAGCTGATGGAGTAGGCTGTCTGGTTTTAATCATTCAATATTTGGTCTTTTAAATAAACCCTTAATATTGATGTTGATTTAATGTGTATGTAATCCCAAACCTAATGACCGTCCAATATACAGAGATGGAGTTTGACCTGGACAAGGCCCTGGAGGACGTCCCTGTCCATGTGGAGGATCCTTTATCCCAAACTCCACCAACTCCATCTCATGTCATGCCAAAACTGGAGCACCGAGCGCCAGGAGGGATGGTGGAGCTACCGtctgaggaggaaaaaaagctgCAGCACTTCACTAAACTGCGACCCCGCAGGAACAAGAAAACACATTCCAGCAAAATACCTGTGAGTAAAGCTttgcatggattttttttaagttaacttCAAGACATTAGTAGCTCCAGGAGAGGCTTACTTTCATTTACTTGCAAGataacatttaacacaaaagaTACTAAAAACTCCCATGCACCGAGACAGTAGAACTACTCTTTGTCAGATGTTCCCGACATCGTATCAGATTCTTCAACTTCCTCTTTCAGCAAATCAACAGTACTCCATCTCAGGATGGGGAGCAGAATGGCCTCATGGGAAGGGTGGATGAGGGTGTGGACGAGTTTTTCTCTACAAAGGTCACCAAGATGGATTCCAAGTATGCTTTATTTATAGTTTTCTCATAAAGGACTGTCCTGCACTTTTTTGCAGTAGATTTTACTCTTAAGTTTCTGAAGTATTTTTGTCTCTTGTTCTTTCTCCTATCAGACGTTACAAGAGTTCAGAATCTCAGGatggagaaaagaagaagagtaaAGGAGGATTCCTTAACCTCATCAAACGTTCCGCCAAATCTGACAAAGCAGATAAGTCTGATAAATCGGACAAATCTGATAAATCTGATAAATCTGATAAATTGGACAAATCAGATAAATCTGATAAATTGGACAAATCTGAGAAATCTGAGAAAAACCAGGCGACCCCTCCAGCTTCAGGTCCATCCTCAGCCTCTGTAGCCTCGATGACGGCTTTCATCCCTGAGGACCCCTCTTCACCAAAGGTGGCAGTAAAGAGCCCAGCGCCTGAGCCAAAGTCCAGGTATAGATGAATATTTTCTGTTATAGAACAACCGATTACCCACTAACTACATCAGTCCACCAGTCCCGATTCTTGATTCTCTAAAAATTTCTGTCTTCACTGCAGAGACGCCTCCAGCCGCTCGCAGCCCACAGaccacagcagcagctcagaCCGCTCAGAGGAGCTGAGGACGCCAGACTCTATAGACGAGCCCTGGGAGAGTTCAGACGGCCGAGGCAGTCCTCAGGGAGGCAGGCGGTACCCAGGGTTGCAGATAATGGGCAGCGGCCTTCTGGCCGAGATGAAGGCAAAGCAGGAGAGGAGAGCACACAAGGTGAGGTGGTGTGATTTAAAAAGTAGGCACCTGGGTTACAAGGGATAGATGTACCTGATTTGTACCACAAAGTATAAGATGATGCTAACTGCCCACATTACAATGTATTCTGAACCTGTAATATTTGTGTTTGGTCATACTTTCCTTTTTACAAAGTAAGCTTTAGTGTTCATGCTTAGCATTGCAGACAGAAGTTGACAAAAGAAATTCAACTCAAGTTTGACTTGTTTGCTTCTATTGGAACCTTTTACCAAATCACATAGTCCTTTACATCAACTTTTAGGTCCGAATCATAGCAACTAGGCAAACAATCTGCTGATCCATGTGATTTGGTTGAAACAAATACAGCAAACAAAAGACCAGCAAAAACAGAGTGACAATAATAGGccacaataaaatgaaaaaatgcgcaaaatgaaaacaaagttaagataatttttttaagctgcatttaagctgtttatttatttgaaggTTTTATGATCATGGTATGACAGTGAGATATAGATCCTTTAAATAAGGACAACATTAGATTTTGTCTGAGGTTAGATTTTTCTCCACTTGTCAaggctgttttgttttacacTCACTAACTACTGGTTCCAGCTAAGAGAACACAAAATAAGAaatattttcacacacacacacacacacacacaatcattgcGCCTGTCAACATGTTGATTTTCTGCCAGATGACAGGGTGAAATTGACAGAATGAAGACAAGAAAGAaggctaatatgcaaattatcTGTCATGACTCACAGCAGGACATAAATGTTGTGGTAATATTTCACCTATTTAAAATTCCCACATTCACTAAGATGCCTTAAATTAAGTGCTGTATTTTCTACAGCTACTTTTTTAGTTGGAGCTAAACTAGTGAGATAACGTGTAACCCAAGAGTTTATTAAGGACaacaactgtatgttttgtacACTATTGTctgtctttgaaatatgagaTGGCTTTAAGTGTGTTCACTAGATGTATAATTTgtcactagtgtgtgtgtgtgtgtgtgtgtgtgtgtgtgtgtgtgtgtgtgtgtgtgtgtgtgtgtgtgtgtgtgtgtgtgtgtgtgtgtgtgtgtgtgtgtgtgtgtgtgtgtgtgtgtgtgtgtgtgtgtgtgtgtgtgtgtgtgtgtgtgtgtgtgtgtgtgtgtgtgtgtgtgtgtaagaggtTTATGGCGTTTGCAGCATTAGTGGTTTTTCTGACCTTGTATCAGTGGCACTAAAGCTTCTCCTGCCATCTGCTTGGTCTGGCAGGCttccaggtgtgtgtgcatgtacttttgtgcatgtgtgtatgcaggTAAAATGGAGAGAGCTATTCAGGAGATTAACTACTATAATACAAAGCGTGGGTGTGTGAGCTGTATCCTGAGCATTTTCTAACACAAAGGCGCCCCCTTCTGTTCAAAGGGTCTATGTACATTTACTTTCACAGCACAGCACTTCTCCAATCAATGAAAGCTTGAAActaaaaatatactgtatattaaattgAGTGCAATTTGGTAACTATACCAAACTAAAAAAGGTGGCCTTAACCCTTTGAGTACCTTTTTTAAAGCGTTATTCGAAGAAAATGTTTTATCATTAACATTTGGTACAGTATTTGTACATACTAGGTTTCATGTTGTAGTTTTATGTCATAAAACTAAGTAATCggttaaaagaagaaaaaagaattcAGTTCTGAACACCTGTATAGTGATCCAATATTTGTCCTTGTTTCTCCTCTAGTCTTCCAGCCCTGACAAGCCTGACAGCAATGCAGCAGGTAAGCGGTAATCTGTTGAGGTAAACATGGAAAAAAGCTAACTATTAATGATTAATTTAGATTTGCAGCTGGTTTTAGTGGATGATTTTCATGTTCCTGTTTTGGGTTATGGTTTCATACCCATACAGTACTGTAAAATCATTGTGTGCACAattcaaacatttatttattaattttatcatCTGCCAGCAGCCAAGTCTCAGCCCACCATTCCAGAAAGTAGGTCTTCTAGTGGCTCAATTCATAAATCCGACCCTTCATCTGGTTCTCCAGAGAAGA
The Etheostoma spectabile isolate EspeVRDwgs_2016 chromosome 6, UIUC_Espe_1.0, whole genome shotgun sequence genome window above contains:
- the LOC116691342 gene encoding F-actin-uncapping protein LRRC16A — encoded protein: MNEEVSEVPKELLESVRDAVGRKVKLSLRRRVKLEIKGDKTENRVLALASHRAYLLTARIPTKVEHSFNYLEIQGIACNKPTQLFIEYERGSFSLKLLSTEEVNDVVAHIGNCLLRICPGLPPSKVMKKLCMEPPDRLTSLQTLWENNKPAEPGPCGGFSQMYRCVCDWLGLPYKEEVQWDVDTIYLTQDTRELNLQDFSHLENRDLVAIIAVLEFNQWFTKLSIKDYKLSADVCEQILRVVSRSSRLEELVLDNAGLKTDFAQKLAAALAHNPSSGLTTINLANNPLEDRGISSLGAQFAKLHMGLKHLNFSKTSLSPKGVNSLCQSLSANPSISSSLVHLDLSGNVFRGDDMQHFYHFLGQRNNLANLDLSNTDCSLDQVCSALLRGSVEYLSVLNVSKSIFPHRKGKEVPPSFKHFFSSAMSLSSINVSGTKLPPEALKALLLGLASNLNLKEVSLDLSCCELGHCLRSGGSQILEGCIAEIPNISSLDISDNGLDSDLSTLLVWLAKNRSIRHLSLGKNFNNIKSKNLAPVLDSLVHMIQEEESPLTSLSLADSRLKSDLTIVLNALGSNSSLTRLDISGRHGRHGAKMLAKALQINSKLRTVFWDKNNTGPQGLQDVAAALESKNFTIRFMPIPIIDASQALKASPEKTEDALLKIENYLYRNHETRKYLQEQAYRLQQGIVTTTTQQMIDRICVKVQDHLNSLRNSETDAILEDVRSAENLIKDARNSKTLLPNLYHLGSAAREEVNSSSAGPIQEKLESMAGEVTTVMDQQLQTLLESMVDAAETLCPHVMKRSSLRPELMKASSAKMVVPKSFVTKTLLEQSGVDIINKISEVKLSLASFLSDRIVDEILEALSTSQHTLADHLVRRGRPLVQQESVDLDVPEEKIPKRASTELLEAERLEDLETCMILCCTSVTPKSKRKSIHSRMLRPVSRAFEMEFDLDKALEDVPVHVEDPLSQTPPTPSHVMPKLEHRAPGGMVELPSEEEKKLQHFTKLRPRRNKKTHSSKIPQINSTPSQDGEQNGLMGRVDEGVDEFFSTKVTKMDSKRYKSSESQDGEKKKSKGGFLNLIKRSAKSDKADKSDKSDKSDKSDKSDKLDKSDKSDKLDKSEKSEKNQATPPASGPSSASVASMTAFIPEDPSSPKVAVKSPAPEPKSRDASSRSQPTDHSSSSDRSEELRTPDSIDEPWESSDGRGSPQGGRRYPGLQIMGSGLLAEMKAKQERRAHKSSSPDKPDSNAAAAKSQPTIPESRSSSGSIHKSDPSSGSPEKSPPRGETKPDPAPRLRATSSSSSPGGPVSPKPPVPQGGKPALAARPTIPLKPRTSSNSRSIDESSDSPSSGSVSPKVTVLPPTLKRTVSEKDKEGQTGLQSGGSANKTTQDVRTGSVSDSVQRPSRLRTNSEDHSSSKTKGQSPNPDKAVRKKSSDSVEEADKDFILI